The following proteins are encoded in a genomic region of Phragmites australis chromosome 9, lpPhrAust1.1, whole genome shotgun sequence:
- the LOC133928895 gene encoding NAC domain-containing protein 35-like, which translates to MVQAPPSYPLLPRASSPKLLYSSFRFALAKLSLAVARYAMSRDIEDGHGAAGSVLTAAGGGGGGGGGAGSSEAAAVSGGGRETAADSHDNDLVMPGFRFHPTEEELIEFYLRRKVEGKRFNVDLIADLDLYRFDPWELPAMAVMGGKEWFFYVPRDRKYRNGDRPNRVTASGYWKATGADRMIRGENSRPIGLKKTLVFYSGKAPKGVRSSWIMNEYRLPPAADTDPLIHKSEISLCRVYKRSGIDDGQPSSARRTASRTVVRTGRHGSSPSSSTQLSPTQQPSSFHLLQGECSSASPPATMDQVVITTHNAPQLLPPPTPQAYASSTNSIAAVAPQPTGSAAVLTSTYSLLSMVATPMGSSRPVDELSTLVGHSQAYANLLAPTGSHFLSLPSPQTTPEMTPLGVLPMGPPLMSSVADKLSWDWNPVPDTTARDYNASGFK; encoded by the exons ATGGTGCAAGCACCACCCTCTTATCCTCTCCTCCCACGCGCTTCCTCCCCCAAACTCCTCTACTCCTCCTTCAGATTTGCCCTAGCTAAGCTCTCGCTCGCCGTCGCGCGCTATGCCATGAGCAGAGACATCGAGGACGGGCACGGCGCCGCCGGCAGCGTTCTTAcggcagcaggaggaggaggaggaggaggaggaggggctggCAGtagcgaggcggcggcggtgtccGGCGGCGGCCGCGAGACCGCGGCGGACTCGCACGACAACGACCTGGTGATGCCGGGGTTCCGGTTCCACCCGACGGAGGAGGAACTGATCGAGTTCTACCTCCGGCGCAAGGTCGAGGGCAAGCGCTTCAACGTCGACCTCATCGCCGACCTCGACCTCTACCGCTTCGACCCGTGGGAGCTCCCCG CAATGGCGGTGATgggcgggaaggagtggttctTCTACGTGCCGAGGGACCGCAAGTACCGGAACGGGGACCGGCCGAACCGGGTGACGGCGTCGGGGTACTGGAAGGCGACGGGCGCCGACCGGATGATCCGCGGCGAGAACAGCCGCCCCATCGGGCTCAAGAAGACGCTCGTCTTCTACTCCGGCAAGGCCCCCAAGGGCGTCCGCAGCAGCTGGATCATGAACGAGTACCgcctcccgcccgccgccgaCACAGACCCCTTGATCCACAAG TCCGAGATCTCGCTCTGCCGCGTCTACAAGCGCTCCGGCATCGACGACGGCCAGCCTTCCTCAGCGCGGCGCACCGCCTCCCGCACCGTCGTGCGGACCGGTCGGCACGgatcgtcgccgtcgtcgtccacGCAACTGTCACCGACGCAGCAGCCCAGCAGCTTCCATCTGCTCCAAGGCGAGTGCTCGTCGGCGTCACCGCCAGCCACCATGGACCAAGTGGTCATCACCACGCACAACGCGCCGCAACTTCTGCCTCCGCCAACGCCACAGGCTTACGCGTCGTCGACGAACTCGATAGCGGCGGTTGCGCCGCAACCGACAGGAAGCGCCGCCGTCCTCACCTCCACGTACTCTCTTCTCAGCATGGTCGCCACGCCTATGGGCAGCTCCAGGCCCGTCGACGAGCTGAGCACGCTGGTTGGTCACAGCCAGGCCTACGCTAACCTCTTGGCCCCGACGGGCAGTCATTTCCTCTCGTTGCCGTCGCCGCAGACAACGCCAGAAATGACGCCGCTCGGTGTGCTGCCGATGGGACCGCCGCTGATGTCTTCGGTAGCTGACAAGCTCAGCTGGGACTGGAACCCGGTCCCCGACACGACGGCCAGGGATTACAATGCTTCTGGTTTTAAGTGA